From Rhodococcus sp. B7740:
CTTCCTCGAGAAGCTGCTTGATCATCGTGCCGATACGCATCACCTTCGCCGGCTGCTCCACCATCTCCGACAGGCCGGATCCATCGTCCGATCCATCGTTCGTGGAGGAGCCGGCGGCGCGGGCCGCAGCGGCCGTCGCTTCCTCGCGGCTCAGGGCGAGCGGTTCTCCGTTGGGGCCGATCACAACAACGTGGTCGTCGGGCGCACTGTTCGGCTCGGATTGAGTCATATATCCATCTTTACGCCTCGCTCGCCGTTGCGCGATCGTCTGGGGCGATTATCCTGGTTCGGTCGTCGGGAACAAGTGGAGGCCGGGAGGATCGAGCGTGCGAGGTGGGCAACCGTTCCCTGGCGAAACAGGACGTGGAACACATGCTGCACCGGTCGGCGCTTAGAGTGTCCGGCATGGGTTACGACGTCGCGCGAGTGAGAGGGTCCATCCCCTCGCTCGGTGACGGGTGGATTCATCTCGACCCTCAGCTGGGCATGCTGATCCCGGACCGCGTGTCGACCGCCGTGTCCACCGCTTTCCGGCACAGTGCCTCCAACCATTCGGCCGGCAACACCGCGGCCAAGCGCAGCGCAGCTCTACTGGAATCCGCTCGCGTCGCCATCGCCGATCTCGTCGGTGCCTATCCGTCCGGTGTGGTCATCGGTCCCGACCGTGCGACGCTGCTGTCCTGGCTCGCGGATTCGATGAGCTCGCGGCTGGGGCTCGGAACCGGCTTGGTGCTCTCGCGACTGGACGAGGAAGCGAACGTCGCGCCGTGGCTGCGGGTCGCCAGCAGATCCGGCGCGCACGTGCGATGGGCCGAGGTCGAAATCGATACGTGCGAGTTGCCCACGTGGCAGTTCGATGACCTCATCACCTCGACCACTCGGCTCGTCGCGGTCACTGCGGCATCGCCGATCGTCGGCAGCGCACCCGATGTTCGGGTCGCAGCGGATCTGGTGCACGAGGTCGGTGGGCTGATCGTGGTCGACGCGGCCGGAGCGGCCCCCTACGCCCACGTCGACATCAAGGAACTCGGAGCCGACGTCGTCGCGATCGACACCGCCGCATGGGGCGGGCCGTCGGTCGGTGCGCTGATCTTCCGCGATCCGACGCTCCTGGAACAGTTGCCTTCGATGTCGCTGAACCCGTCGGCGAAGGGGCCTCAGCGGCTCGAGGTCAGCGCGCATCAGTACGCGTTGTTGGCGGGTGTGGTCTCGTCCATCGACTATCTGGCCAATCTCGACGACGCAGCGACTGGGACGCGTCGCGAGCGCCTCGAGCTGTCGATCGGATCCCTGCAGCATTACCACGACGGCCTGTTCGATTACCTGATGAAGGCGCTCGAATCCCTGGACCACGTCATGGTGCTCGGCAATGCGCCGACGCGTATTCCTACCCTGAGCTTCACCGTCGATGGTGTTCCCGCGGTGAAGGTGTCCGAGCAACTCGCGCAGGCCAGAATCGGCAGTGTCAGCGGAGTCCACGGTGGCAGTCGGTTGCTCGACGCACTGGGCGTCAACGACGAGGGTGGTGCCGTCACCATCGGTCTGGCTCCGTACACCACCCGCTACGAGATAGATCAGCTCCAGGCTGCACTGTCCGCTCTCGCGCTCTAGCGGGAGCGGCTCCGCCGCACGTGCATAGAAGTTCGTAGTGGGCTACGAACTTCTATGCACGACCTGGGGCGCACATCACTGCACGCGCAGGATAACCTTCCCGATGGTCTCGGCCTCGTCGAGCATTCGATGTCCTTGCGCTGCTTCGGTTATCGGGATCTCGGCGTGTACGACGGCGGTGACGCGGCCCTCGGAGATCATCGGCCACAGGTGCGCGGTCATGTCTGCGACGATGTTCGCTTTGCTCGACGGCCCGGTTTCGGGGCGGCCACGCAACCCGGCTGCGTGCACCGAGCCGCGCTTGGCGAGGAGTTTTCCGAAGTTCAGCTCGCCCTTCACGCCGCCTTGCATGCCGATGGTGACGACGGTGCCGTCCATGGCCAAGGCGTCGATGTTGCGGTCGAGGTACTTCGCTCCCATGTTGTCCAGGATCAGGTCGGCACCGTGATCCTGTGTCTGTGAACGTATCTCGGTCACGAAGTCCTGGTTCTTGTAGTCGATCAGGACGTCGGCTCCGAGGTCTGCACACATGTCCAGCTTGTACTTCGAGCCGGCGGTGACGGCGACGGTGACGCCCATCTGCTTGGCCAATTGGATTGCGTGCGTTCCGATTCCGCTACCACCACCGTGGACGAGCAGTACCTGGCCCGAGCGCATGTGTGCATCCATCACCAGGTTGGACCACACTGTGGATGCGACTTCGGGAAGTGCTGCTGCCACATGCAGATCGAGGCCCTGGGGGATGGGAAAGAGCTGGGTGGCGGGTACGGCGACCTGCTCGGCGTACCCACCGCCGGCCAACAGGGCGCACACCCTGTCGCCGACGTTCCAATCGCTGACGCCCTCGCCGAGCTCGGAGATGATGCCCGAGCATTCGAGTCCGAGAATGTCGCTGGCACCCGGGGGCGGCGGATAATTGCCTTGACGCTGCATGAGATCGGCACGGTTGACGGCGGTGGCCGAGACGTCGACGATCACCTGCCCGCGGCTCGGACGTGGGTCGGGAACCTCGGTCCATTCCATGACGTCGGGGTCGCCGAATTCTTTGAGTGTGATGGCACGCATGTCTCCATAGTGCGCCTCCGGCGGCAGGAGTGGAGCCTGCGGCACGACCAAGATGAGCAGTGGTGCGGTTAGGTGCCCCCGGGGGCACGCGCCCGCGCCACTGCCGCAGGCACCTACAGGTCCCAGAGATTGATTCCGAAGTCCTCGGCATGCGTGTCGATCTCGGCGAGTTCGGCATCGGTGAAGTCCAGGTTCTGCAGTGCCGCCACGTTGTTCTCGAGCTGTCCGACGCTCGATGCGCCGATCAGTACCGAGGTCACGCGCGGGTCGCGCAGGGCCCAGCTCAGGGCGAGTTGTGCGAGGGACTGGCCGCGAGTCGAGGCGATGTCGTTCAACGCCCGGAGGTGCCCGATGTGGTCGTCGGTGAGCCAGTCCGGATTCAGCGATTTGCCCTGCGCTGCTCTCGAATTGGACGGAACGCCGTCGAGGTACTTGTCGGTGAGCATGCCCTGGGCCAGAGGCGAGAAGGCGATGACGCCTGCGCCGACGGCATCGAGGGTGTCGAGCAGTTCGGGTTCGATCCACCGATTGACCATCGAATAGCTCGGCTGATGGATCAGCAGGGGAACGCCCGCGTCGGCGAGGAGGTCCGCCATTTTTTGCGTGCCCTCGGGCTTGTACGAGCTGATGCCCGCGTACAGCGCTTTGCCCTGCTGGACAGCGCTGATCAGTGCGCCTGCGGTCTCTTCGATCGGGGTGTCGTGGTCGGGCCGGTGGCTGTAGAAGATGTCGACGTGATCGAGTCGCATCCGCGTCAACGACTGCTCGAGCGAGGACAGCAGGTATTTGCGAGAGCCACCGAAGCCGTAGGGGCCGGGCCACATGTCCCAGCCGGCTTTGCTGGAAATGATCAGCTCGTCGCGATATCCGGCGAAGTCCTCG
This genomic window contains:
- the mgrA gene encoding L-glyceraldehyde 3-phosphate reductase, whose protein sequence is MTDPNIDPPYVAAADRYESMLFRRVGSRGPRLPAVSLGLWHNFGDDVPLMNQRAILRRAFDLGITHFDLANNYGPPYGSAEKNFGRIFSEDFAGYRDELIISSKAGWDMWPGPYGFGGSRKYLLSSLEQSLTRMRLDHVDIFYSHRPDHDTPIEETAGALISAVQQGKALYAGISSYKPEGTQKMADLLADAGVPLLIHQPSYSMVNRWIEPELLDTLDAVGAGVIAFSPLAQGMLTDKYLDGVPSNSRAAQGKSLNPDWLTDDHIGHLRALNDIASTRGQSLAQLALSWALRDPRVTSVLIGASSVGQLENNVAALQNLDFTDAELAEIDTHAEDFGINLWDL
- a CDS encoding cysteine desulfurase-like protein; the protein is MGYDVARVRGSIPSLGDGWIHLDPQLGMLIPDRVSTAVSTAFRHSASNHSAGNTAAKRSAALLESARVAIADLVGAYPSGVVIGPDRATLLSWLADSMSSRLGLGTGLVLSRLDEEANVAPWLRVASRSGAHVRWAEVEIDTCELPTWQFDDLITSTTRLVAVTAASPIVGSAPDVRVAADLVHEVGGLIVVDAAGAAPYAHVDIKELGADVVAIDTAAWGGPSVGALIFRDPTLLEQLPSMSLNPSAKGPQRLEVSAHQYALLAGVVSSIDYLANLDDAATGTRRERLELSIGSLQHYHDGLFDYLMKALESLDHVMVLGNAPTRIPTLSFTVDGVPAVKVSEQLAQARIGSVSGVHGGSRLLDALGVNDEGGAVTIGLAPYTTRYEIDQLQAALSALAL
- a CDS encoding NAD(P)H-quinone oxidoreductase; the encoded protein is MRAITLKEFGDPDVMEWTEVPDPRPSRGQVIVDVSATAVNRADLMQRQGNYPPPPGASDILGLECSGIISELGEGVSDWNVGDRVCALLAGGGYAEQVAVPATQLFPIPQGLDLHVAAALPEVASTVWSNLVMDAHMRSGQVLLVHGGGSGIGTHAIQLAKQMGVTVAVTAGSKYKLDMCADLGADVLIDYKNQDFVTEIRSQTQDHGADLILDNMGAKYLDRNIDALAMDGTVVTIGMQGGVKGELNFGKLLAKRGSVHAAGLRGRPETGPSSKANIVADMTAHLWPMISEGRVTAVVHAEIPITEAAQGHRMLDEAETIGKVILRVQ